Within the Streptomyces sp. NBC_00353 genome, the region CACGTACGGCGGCATGGCCCGTCACGGCGGCGGTGCCTTCTCGGGCAAGGACCCGTCGAAGGTGGACCGCTCTGCGGCGTACGCGATGCGCTGGGTCGCCAAGAACGTCGTCGCGGCGGGCCTCGCGGCGCGCTGCGAGGTGCAGGTGGCGTACGCGATCGGCAAGGCCGAGCCGGTCGGCCTGTTCGTCGAGACGTTCGGCACCGCCGCGATCGAGACCGAGAAGATCGAGCACGCCATCGGTGAGGTCTTCGACCTCCGCCCGGCCGCGATCATCCGCGACCTCGACCTGCTGCGTCCGATCTACGCCCAGACCGCGGCGTACGGCCACTTCGGCCGCGAGCTTCCCGACTTCACCTGGGAGCGCACCGACCGCGTGGAAGCACTGCGCAAGGCGGCCGGGCTGTAAGCCTGCCGCTCTCGCCCGTACGCCGGGGCCCGGACGCCGCACGCGGTGTCCGGGCCCCGGCGCGTGCGGCCCCGGCCGGCCGGGGAGAACGGTCCTGGGCAGGGGCCGCTGTCAGTGGTGTCTGGTAGGAATTTGGCTGTGAGCAGCGACAACGAGCATTCCGTGGACCCCGAGGGTGGGGCGCCGGAGCAGCTTGCGCTCATTCGGGAGACCGTACGGAAGGCGAACGTGCCGCGGGCCAAGCCGCGGACCTGGCGGGGGGCCGCACTCGCCAAGGAGCTGCCCGTCGCCCGGGTGATGGTCAACAAGGGCGTGCTCCACCTCGACCAGTACTTCGACTACGCCGTGCCGGAGGAGCTCGACGCCGAGGCGCAGCCCGGTGTGCGGGTGCGGGTGAGGTTCGGGGCCGGGGGGCGCAATGTCCGCGGCGGGCGCCGTGAGGGCGGCGGGCTGATCGACGGGTTCCTCATCGAACGGCGTGCCGAGTCGGACTACCCGGGGGCGCTCGCCGCGCTCGCCTATGTCGTATCGCCCGAGCCGGTGCTCGGACCCGAGCTCCTCGCCCTGTCCCGTGCCGTGGCCGACCGGTACGCAGGCAGTCTCGCCGATGTGCTGCAGCTCGCCGTGCCGCCCAGGAACGGACGGGCCGAGTCCAAGCCGTCGCCGGAACCGCTGCCGCCGCCTCCGGCGCCGTCGGCCGGGAGCTGGGAGCGGTACGAGCAGGGGCCCGCGTTCCTGCGGGCGCTGGCCGAGGGCGGGGCGCCCCGGGCCGTATGGACCGCGCTGCCGGGCCCGCACTGGCCGCTGGAGATCGCCAGGGCGGTCGCCGCGACCCTCGCCTCCGGGCGGGGTGCGCTCGTCGTCGTACCGGACGGGCGCAGTGCCGGGCGGGTGGACGCCGCGCTCACGGAGGTGCTGGGGGCGGGCCGCCATGCGCTGCTGACCGCCGACTCCGGGCCCGAGAAGCGGTACCGGGAGTGGCTCGCCGTGCGGCGCGGATCCGTGCGCGCGGTGGTCGGGACGCGGGCCGCCATGTTCGCACCGGTCGCGGATCTGGGTCTGGTCGCCGTGTGGGACGACGGCGACTCCAGCCACAGCGACGACAACGCCCCGTTCCCGCATGTCCGGGAGGTCCTGGAGCTGCGGGCGGCGCACGGCCGGTGCGCGTTCCTGCTCGGCGGGACGAACTGCACGGTGGAGGCCGCCCAGCTGGTGGAGAGCGGCTGGGCGCTGCCGCTGCGTGCGGACCGGGAACAGCTGCGGATCGCGGCGCCGCTGATCCGTACCGTCGGCGACGGCGAGCTGGCGCGGGACGGGGCGGCCCGGGCGGCGCGGCTGCCCAGCCTCGCCTGGCAGACCGTGCGGGACGGGCTGCGCAGCGGGCCGGTGCTGGTGCAGGTGCCGCGTCGTGGGTACGCACCCCGGCTGGCCTGCGAGCGCTGCCGCGAGCCGGCCCGGTGCCGTCACTGCGCGGGACCGCTGGAGGCACCGGACCAGCAGGATCTCAACTGCGCCTGGTGCGGCCGGGCCGAAACCGCCTGGCACTGCGTCGCGTGCGGCGCCAACCGGCTGCGGGCCCGGATCGTCGGCGCCCGGCGGACCGCAGAGGAGCTCGGCCGGGCGTTTCCCGCCGTGCCGGTGCGCACATCAGGGCGCGACCACATCCTCGATTCCGTCCCCGATGTGCCCGCGCTGGTGGTCAGCACCCCCGGAGCCGAGCCTGTCGCCGAGGGCGGCTACGCGGCCGCGCTGCTGCTCGACGGCTGGGCGATGGTCGGCCGCCCCGACCTGAGGGCCGGCGAGGAGGCGCTGCGCCGCTGGACCGCCGCGGCCTCACTGGTACGGGGGCAGCAGGAAGGCGGCACGGTGGTGATCGTCGCCGAACCGACGCTGCGGCCGGTCCAGGCACTGGTGCGCTGGGACCCGGTCGGCCACGCCCGCCGCGAACTGGCGGAACGAGCCGAGCTGGGCTTCCCGCCGGTGTCCCGGATGGCCTCGGTGACCGGCCCGCCGGAGGCTCTCGCCGCCTTCCTCGCCGCCGCGGAACTGCCGCCGGAGGCGGAGGTACTCGGCCCGGTCCCGGTGCCGCGCACCGAACCCGGCAGACCGCGCAGACCGTGGGACGCGCCGGTGGGGGAGAGCTGGGAGCGGGCACTGCTCCGGGTGCCGCCGGGCAGCGGCGCCGCACTTGCCGCCGCTCTGAAGACGGCGCAGGCGGCGCGGATGGCCCGGGGGAACGGCGATCCGGTACGGATCAGGATCGATCCCCCGGACATCGGCTGACCGGACGTGCGCCGAGCCACATACGACTGCCCCTCCGCGCTTCGGGCACGGCGGGGCAGAGGGGGTTCGGTCAGCCGTTGCGCGGGCCGGGGAAGGCGCCGGGGCGCAGGTCCTCGCGCAGGGACGGGCGGTCCGCCGAGGGCTGGGGAGGCATCGAGCGGGCCGTAGGTACGGCGGGCAGTACCGACGACGTGCCGGACCCGGGCGTCACGGGCAGCGGACGCGTCCCCGCGGTCTCCGCGGCCACCTCCACCTCCACGGCCCCCGGCTGCGGGTTCCGGCGGGCGCCGTAGCGGCGGTGGACCGCCTGCTTGGTGACTCCGAGTGCGGAGCCCACCGCGTCCCAGGAGAAGCCCAGCGAGCGGTCGAAGTCCACTGCCGCCGTCACCAGGGTTTCGACGCTGTCCCGCAGTTCCTGGGCCAGCCTGACGGTGGGGGCCGGGGCCCTGCCGTAGACGACGAAGCCCGTGGACGGGCCGGAGCGGCGCGGACGGTAGACGTTGCCCAGTTGGGCCGTGAGCGTGCGCAGTGCGTCCACCTGCCGCCGGACCCGCTCGATGTCCCGCACCAACAGATGCAGGCTGGCCCGCGCTTGGGCGTCGTGGGTTGCGTGGTCGGCCATGAAGAAGCCTCTCGAACCGGCGTTGAAAGGGGTCGGACCGCACCTGGCGGCCCGCTTCGGTCAATCTCTCTTGACCAACGCGTCACCCGGGGCTGTGGTCACGCTTCAGGGGCGTACGCGCATATGCGCGGGGCGCACGGTCGTGCGTACGCCCCCGGTCGGTTGCCGCCTAGACTGGTGCGTTGCTCGTCACCGTACGTTTCGGCCTGAGAGGCAGTCAGCCACCCATGAAGCTCGTCTTCGCAGGCACCCCCGAGGTAGCCGTACCCGCCCTGGACGCCCTGATCTCCGCCGGCCGGCACGA harbors:
- a CDS encoding primosomal protein N' → MSSDNEHSVDPEGGAPEQLALIRETVRKANVPRAKPRTWRGAALAKELPVARVMVNKGVLHLDQYFDYAVPEELDAEAQPGVRVRVRFGAGGRNVRGGRREGGGLIDGFLIERRAESDYPGALAALAYVVSPEPVLGPELLALSRAVADRYAGSLADVLQLAVPPRNGRAESKPSPEPLPPPPAPSAGSWERYEQGPAFLRALAEGGAPRAVWTALPGPHWPLEIARAVAATLASGRGALVVVPDGRSAGRVDAALTEVLGAGRHALLTADSGPEKRYREWLAVRRGSVRAVVGTRAAMFAPVADLGLVAVWDDGDSSHSDDNAPFPHVREVLELRAAHGRCAFLLGGTNCTVEAAQLVESGWALPLRADREQLRIAAPLIRTVGDGELARDGAARAARLPSLAWQTVRDGLRSGPVLVQVPRRGYAPRLACERCREPARCRHCAGPLEAPDQQDLNCAWCGRAETAWHCVACGANRLRARIVGARRTAEELGRAFPAVPVRTSGRDHILDSVPDVPALVVSTPGAEPVAEGGYAAALLLDGWAMVGRPDLRAGEEALRRWTAAASLVRGQQEGGTVVIVAEPTLRPVQALVRWDPVGHARRELAERAELGFPPVSRMASVTGPPEALAAFLAAAELPPEAEVLGPVPVPRTEPGRPRRPWDAPVGESWERALLRVPPGSGAALAAALKTAQAARMARGNGDPVRIRIDPPDIG